A genomic window from Nicotiana sylvestris chromosome 11, ASM39365v2, whole genome shotgun sequence includes:
- the LOC104240039 gene encoding transcription factor bHLH81-like, with translation MDQSRFQQQPINSGLTRYRSAPSSYFSSLLSSTPSSGGGTNITSGGCGYARDDFSQLQNSRGSNSTDIEQVFAKFVASIGNQGSNSGSFSSTQQIQDNPTSNMNVRSDFIVPKQEVKQQHERLTRHRSSDYSLVSLMNYQTQAQQQSQSQFISSVKQEPEMNYQNLAPQRIDNSKVATSLAAVDNSFTFMTSVNSTGVSPVNIGGRVGAGAGVGVGGGNTNLTRYNSSPAGFFDLINIENEYGGMRGIGSYGTGANATTEASLLSSKRFKTQVGISSGKPPASPGLMTPISEIGDKVVEENSIGDEQKNDESCITDFPIPSWEDSHILSDDFLKAEDIEIEPFSNVNASNIQNSEGLSRPPIPLSHHLSLPTSTLEKLLQDSTPLNVRAKRGCATHPRSIAERVRRTKISDRMRRLQDLVPNMDKQTNTADMLDFAVDYIKELEKQVKILAEKRAKCTCTNK, from the exons atggATCAGAGTAGATTTCAGCAGCAACCAATAAATTCAGGTTTAACTAGGTATAGATCTGCACCAAGTTCTTATTTTTCTAGCTTATTAAGTAGTACTCCTAGTAGTGGTGGTGGTACTAATATTACTAGTGGAGGTTGTGGCTATGCAAGAGATGATTTTTCTCAATTACAAAATTCTCGTGGTTCGAATAGTACTGATATAGAACAAGTTTTCGCGAAATTTGTAGCTAGTATTGGTAATCAGGGCTCGAATTCGGGTAGTTTTAGTAGTACTCAACAAATTCAGGATAATCCTACGAGTAATATGAATGTGAGATCAGATTTTATTGTTCCTAAACAAGAGGTTAAGCAGCAGCACGAGCGATTAACACGACATAGGAGTAGTGATTACTCTTTAGTTTCACTGATGAATTATCAAACTCAAGCTCAACAACAGAGCCAGAGCCAGTTTATTTCATCTGTGAAACAAGAACCTGAAATGAATTACCAAAACTTAGCTCCACAACGAATTGACAATTCGAAGGTGGCTACTTCATTGGCGGCTGTAGATAATTCATTTACATTCATGACTTCAGTGAATTCGACTGGTGTTTCACCTGTGAATATAGGTGGTAGAGTTGGTGCTGGTGCTGGTGTTGGAGTTGGTGGTGGTAATACGAATCTTACTCGTTATAACAGTTCGCCTGCTGGATTCTTTGACTTGATCAATATTGAAAATG AATATGGTGGTATGCGAGGCATAGGGAGTTACGGAACTGGTGCTAATGCTACAACAGAAGCTTCGTTGTTGTCTTCGAAGAGATTCAAGACTCAAGTGGGAATCTCATCGGGGAAACCTCCTGCTTCTCCAGGGCTAATGACTCCAATCTCTGAAATTGGAGATAAAGTCGTGGAAGAAAACAGCATAGGCGATGAACAGAAGAACGATGAGAGTTGCATTACAGATTTCCCTATTCCTTCTTGGGAAGATTCACATATTCTGTCCGACGATTTCCTCAAAGCTGAAGACATTGAGATTGAGCCATTCTCTAATGTAAATGCATCTAATATTCAG AATAGTGAAGGTCTATCTCGTCCGCCAATTCCATTATCTCATCATTTGAGTTTGCCCACAAGTACATTGGAGAAACTCTTGCAAGATTCAACACCCTTAAATGTCAGAGCAAAGAGAGGTTGCGCCACTCACCCTCGTAGCATCGCAGAAAGG gtgagaagaacaaaaataagcGATAGAATGAGGAGGCTGCAAGATCTTGTTCCTAACATGGACAAG CAAACAAATACAGCAGATATGTTGGATTTTGCTGTAGATTACATTAAAGAGCTGGAGAAACAAGTCAAG ATACTAGCAGAAAAGCGCGCCAAATGTACTTGCACGAATAAGTAA